In the Caballeronia sp. M1242 genome, CGTCGGCACGCTGCACGCGGGCAAGCTCGCGGTCAGCGACGATGGCGTGGTGCTGGCCGCGAGCCGCAGCGCGCTCTTTCAGCTCGATCTGCGCACGCCCGCGGAACTGTGCGGCAAGCGCATCGAAGAGGCGTTCAACGCGTCGCTCGAAGACATGATCGCGCGCAGCATACGCGGCTCGTTTCATCCGGTCACGGTGTATAGCGCGAAGGCGAACAGCCGCTTCTTTCTCACCGCGCAGACGCCCCGCGAAGCGGCGGGCGGCGCAACGCGCATCCTGATGAACGACTCCGCGCTGACGACACGCGCGAAGCCCGCGCGCAAGGAGTCGCGCGAGAACGCCGGCTCGGGCGCAGGCCGTCTCGACAAGCTCTCGCATCTGGAATTCGGCGATCCGCGCATGGCCTCGCAGATTCAGCTTGCCGCGCGCGTGATTCAACGCAAGATACCGATCATCCTGCGCGGGCAAACGGGCACCGGCAAGGAAGTCTTCGCCAACGCGCTGCACAGCATCAGCCCGAACGGAGCGGGCGCGTTCGTCGCGGTGAATTGCGCGTCGCTGCCGGAGAACCTCATCGAGAGCGAACTGTTCGGTTACCGCGCGGGCGCTTTCACCGGCGCGCAGCGTGAAGGACGGCGTGGCAAGATCGTGCAGGCGAACGGCGGCACGCTCTTCCTCGATGAGATCGGCGACATGCCGCTCACGCTGCAGGCGCGGCTGCTGCGCGTGCTCGAAGAACACGAAGTCACGCCGCTCGGCGCGGAAACGACCGTGAAGGTGGACTTCCAGCTCATTAGCGCGAGCCACCGCAATCTCGCGGAACTCGTGCAGACAGGCCTCTTTCGCGAAGACCTGTATTACCGGCTCAACGGCATCGAGATCAACTTGCCGCCGCTGCGCGAACGCGCCGATGCGCTCGCGCTCATCGCCCACATTCTCGAAACCGAATCCACCGACCCGCCCGCGCTGAGCGCCGAGGCACGACAGGCGTTGCTGAGTTATTCGTGGCCCGGAAACATACGGCAATTGCGGCACGTCCTGCAGATGGCGATCGCGCTTTGCGACGGTCCCGAGATTCGCTGCGCGCACCTGCCGCCCGAGATCGTGAACGGCGCGCGTGCCGTGAGCGCGACGAATGCATCCACGGCAAGCGCCACGGCGCCACTGCCGCATCTCACCGACGACGCCGACACGTCCGCGCTCAACGCGATACAGGTGAGGGAACGCGAGACCGTGTTGCTGCTGCTCGACGAACATCGCTGGAACGTGAGCAACGTCGCGAAGGTGCTCGGCATCAGCCGGAACACGTTGTATCGCAAGATGCATCGGCTGCATATCAGGCTGTCGCACGATTCGGCCACGCCGGATCACGCATGACGCAGCCCGCGCCCGCTCGCCGGCTCGACGAGTTCAAGCCCGACGCGCGCTTCGCGTGGTGCGTGACCGGTTCGGGGCACATGATCGAGGAATCGCTCGAACTCGCCTTGCGCCTGCCGCGCTGCGATCTCTTTCTGTCACGCGCGGGCGAAGAAGTGTTGCCGCTCTATGGCTGGCCCATCCGTAAGCTGCGCGAGCACTTCAAGGTCTTTCGCGACAACAGCGCGAGCAGCGTGCCCGTGGGCATGCTCTATCACGGCGAATATCACACCGT is a window encoding:
- a CDS encoding sigma-54-dependent Fis family transcriptional regulator, whose amino-acid sequence is MSSLADVDTHVREVLNIVNNPLATRRASDSVAQSWMRCLTEFHLDPARFVMPPVLTSRELTERREAASDLIACSKLEMTTLYQQLADPELAVVLVDADGVIVHQVSSVPFGEAVAADGLRVGALWSEREAGTNGMGTCLIERDCIAVCQHEHFYPRYTSLTCSAAPIFDERGTIAGALDVTSRSKLLQQHSLVLVGMSRQMIENRLIDARYRHANMIHFHSRPEFVGTLHAGKLAVSDDGVVLAASRSALFQLDLRTPAELCGKRIEEAFNASLEDMIARSIRGSFHPVTVYSAKANSRFFLTAQTPREAAGGATRILMNDSALTTRAKPARKESRENAGSGAGRLDKLSHLEFGDPRMASQIQLAARVIQRKIPIILRGQTGTGKEVFANALHSISPNGAGAFVAVNCASLPENLIESELFGYRAGAFTGAQREGRRGKIVQANGGTLFLDEIGDMPLTLQARLLRVLEEHEVTPLGAETTVKVDFQLISASHRNLAELVQTGLFREDLYYRLNGIEINLPPLRERADALALIAHILETESTDPPALSAEARQALLSYSWPGNIRQLRHVLQMAIALCDGPEIRCAHLPPEIVNGARAVSATNASTASATAPLPHLTDDADTSALNAIQVRERETVLLLLDEHRWNVSNVAKVLGISRNTLYRKMHRLHIRLSHDSATPDHA